The DNA region CTGCCGCCCGCCCCGACCGCGCTGCCACCGGGGCCGCCCGCCGTGCCGCCCGCGCCGTCTCCGGCCCCGCCGTCGTCCGCCAGCTCGGCGAGCAGCCGCAGCGCGGCGGCCGGCGCGGTCCGCGGGTCGGTGTCGGTGACCTCCGCCAGCACCCGCAGCACCCGCCCGGCGTGCGGCCAGGCCCGCAGCCGCGCCACCGCGTCGGTGCCGGAGAACACGCCCGCCTCGATCCTGACCCCGACGCCGAGCAGCGCCTCCGCGACCGCCTGCGCGCCCTCCTCGTGCCAGTTGACCGACGCGTGGTCGGGCAGCACCGACCAGGACCGCACCAGCGCCGCGCGCCGCGCCGGATCGGGCTCGGTCCACGCGCCGGTGGTGACGCCGACCGGCACGCCGGGCGCGCTCGCCCGCACCGCCGCGACCGCCGCGTCCACGAACACCGCCGCCATGGTGTCCGCGCCGTCGCCGTCCCTGGGGTGCAGGTGGACGTCCCGGGCGCCCGCGGCCACCGCCTCGGCCGCCGCGTCGCCCAGCTCCCGCGCGGTCATCGGCAGCGCCTCGCACACCGCCCGGTCCCGCGATCCGTTCAGGCACACCTGCAGCATGTCGTGATCCTCGCAGCAGGCGGACGGGGGCGCCGCCCGCCGTGGGCGAATCGGGTGCACCCGGGCGGCGGAGGCCCGCTGCCCGGCTCCCGCGGCGGGGAACCGGGCGAACGGTCCGGACCGGGCGAGCGGTCCGGACCGGGCGGGCCGGTACGCCGGTCAGGTCGTCGTGCAGACCGTGCCGTTGAGCGTGAACACCGTCGGCGGCGGGTTCGCGCCGGTGTTCGCCCCGGTGAAGCCGAAGCTCACCGAGTTCCCGCCGTGCGCGGCCAGCGTGCCGTTCCAGTCCACCGGGGTCGCCACCACGTCCTGGCCCCGCGTGCTGACGTTCGCGTTCCAGAAGCCGGTGACCGACTCGCCCGTGCTGGGGAAGCGGAAGGCCAGCGTCCAGCCGGTGATCGGCGCGGGGCCGGTGTCGGTGACCGTCACGTTGGCGTTCCAGCCGTTCCCCCAGCCGGCGGTGACCTGGTACGACACCGCGCAGTCGGCCTCGGCCGGAGTGCCGGTGCGCACCGTCACCGGGTCCGAGGGCCGCGACAGCCGCCCGGACGAGTCCCGCGCCAGCACGTTCCAGGTGAACGTGGAGCCGGGGGTGAGGTTGGGCACGGTGACCGATCCGCCGGTGGAACTGCCCAGCAGCTCGCTGACCGCGCCGACCTGCCGGTAGACCTCGTACCGGTCGGCCTTGCCGCCGGTCGAGGGGTTCCAGGCGACGGTCGCCGAGGTGGCGCCGGCCGCGGTGACGTGGACCCCGCCGGGGGCGGACAGCGCCGAGGCGGTGCCCGCCGCCTGGTGCAGCGTGATCGTGGTCAGCGAGTACGGCGGCAGCGCCACCGCGCCGGTGTCCGTGGTCGTCGCCGTGTCGATCGCGTTCGCCCCGTCCCGGAAGGTCGCCACGGTCGCCGACGCGGGGTCGGGGCGGAAGCCGGAGTAGTGCAGCGCGACCTGCCGGGCCGCGGCCGGGTCCTTGTTGATCAGCAGCACGCTCAGGTCGCCGTTCGCCTGGTGCACCGCGTGCGCGGCCACCAGCGGGTCGTCCGTGGCCGCGCCCACCAGCTGGTCGCCCGGCCGGCCGAGCCGGCTGAGCATGGAGATCGCGTGGTACGTCGGGAACGGCGTGTTCAGCGGCGGTTCGCAGACGCTGCCCACGCAGGTCCCGCTGGACAGGATGCCGTAGTCCCCGTAGTCGGTCGCGCCGTCTGGGGCGGTGCTGATTGCGGTCGGCCCGTTGTGGGTGTCCCACCAGTCGACGGTGAACACCCCGCTCTCCAGCGCGGTCGCGTAGGCGTCGGCCCCGAACAGCGCGTCCGGCTGGGTGTCCTCGTCGACGTTGGAGTTGACCTCGGTCAGCGCGATCGGCGTCCTGGCGGCGCCGTTCGCGTCCAGCTGCGCCCGCAGCTGGGCGAGTTCGCCGGTCAACTGGGAGGTCGTGCCGAGCGCCTGGGCCGCGTCGGAGCCGCCGGGGTACCAGTGCACGATCACGAAGTCCGCCTTGCCGGCGATCAGCGGGATCACCGTGTGGTTCCAGTCCGCGCTCTCGCCGTCGGCCATCACCCCGTCCGGCCAGTTGCCGGGCATCGTCAGCACCGCGCCGACCTTCACCGTCGGGTCCACCGCCTTCATCGCCGAGGCGTAGGCGACCACGTTGCGGCCGTAGGCGGCCGGCGAGGTGTCGGCGTGGTCGTCGCGCTCCCAGCCCGAGCCGTAGTGCCCGTTGCCGTACAGCTCGTTGCCGACCTCCCACAGCTTCGCGCCGTAGCCCTTGGTGACGTTGGCGTAGCGCACCCAGTCCGCCGCCTCCTGCGGCGTGCCCGAGCCGTAGTTCGCGATCAGGATCGGCTGCGCCCCGATCTTCTTGACCGTGCCCATGAACGCGTCGAAGTCCGTGCCGGGCGCGACGTAGCCGCCGGGCGCGGTGTTGTCCTGCCAGTGGTAGAGGTCCCCGTACGAGCCGCCCGGGTAGCGCAGCGCGCCGATGTGCGCCGACTGCAGCAGGTCCTGCACGTCGGGGGCGTTCATCTGGGCGTCCCACACCGCGCTGTTGAGGCCGTAGGCGGTGTCGGGGATGGTGCCGCGGCCCTCGGCGGCGTTCACCGTCACGTCCACCGCGGCCGGCGCGCCGTCGGCGTGCGGAGCGGGATCGGCGGCGGCGGGCCCACCGGCCAGCAGGGCGGCGCCCAGCGCCGAGACGGTCAGCGCCGCGGCGGCGCGGGCGCGCCAGGGCGCGCGGGACTGGGCTCTTGGGAAGTGCACGGGTTCTCACCTTCGGCAGGCGGGACGTGGGGGGTGCGCACACGTGTGGGAGCGCTCCCATATTTGGCGTCCGCGACCCGGCTGTCAATGGGCCCGCGCCGACCGGGCGCGGCTGCCGGGATGACCGCGCGCCGAGCGGGAAGGTGCAAGGGGTCCCGCGACGGCGCGGGACGCCCCGCGGCGGCCCGCCGCGCCGCGAGGTCGCGTCGCGGGCCCCGGGACGTGGCCGGGCGGGCGCGCGGCACGGCGACGGGACGAGGAGAGGCGGACACGGGTGATCGTGGACTGGGCGGTGTACGACAAGGGGCGCCGCGACGAGCGGCCGGGCGAGCTGCGCGAGGCCATCGCCCGCGCGCGGGACGCCGCCGACGCCTTCGTGTGGGTCGGCATGCGCGAGCCGACGCCCGACGAGTTCGACCTGCTGGCCACCGAGTTCGGACTGCACCCGCTGGCCGTCGAGGACGCGCTCAAGGCCCACCAGCGCCCCAAGATGGAGGTCTACCGCGACGCCCTGTTCACCGTGGTCAAACCGCTGTCCTACGACGACGACGCGGCCACCGTCACCGCCGCCGAGCTGATGGTCTTCATCGGCGAGTCCTTCGTGGTCACCGTCCGGCACGGCGAGGCGGCGACCGCCGCGGACGTCAGGAAGCGGCTGGAGGACGACCCGCGGCTGCTCAGGCGCGGCCCGGTCGCGGTGCTCTACGCGATCTGCGACAGCGTCGTGGACGACTACCTGGAGATCGCCGCCGAGCTCCAGGTCGACCTGGAGGAGCTGGAGGAGCAGGTCTTCGCGCCCACCGGCGGCGACTCCGCCCGGGTGGCCGGGGTGATCTACGCCTTCAAACGCCAGGTGCTGGAGTTCCGCCGTGCCACCGGCCCGCTCAGCGAGCCGATGGCACGGCTCGCCTCCGGCACCACGCCCTTCGTCGGCGACGGCACCCGCGCCTTCTTCCGCGACGTCGCCGACCACCTCTCACGCGCCGGGGACGCGGGGGAGGGGCTGGACCGGCTGCTCTCCGACATCCTGGCCGCGCACCTCACCCAGGTCGGCGTGCGGCAGAACGACGACATGCGCAAGATCTCGGCGTGGGCGGCCATGGCCGCGGTACCCACGATGATCGCCGGCATCTACGGCATGAACTTCCGCCACATGCCCGAGCTGCGCCAGGTCTGGGGCTATCCGGCGGCGCTCGGCGTGATGGCCGTGGTCGTCGCGCTGCTCTACCGGCAGTTCAAGCGCCGCGGCTGGCTGTGACCCCGGGGGCCGCGGCCCCCGCCGCCCGCCGGCTGGCCGCGCGCCCGCCCGCCGTCATCGCTCGCGCTGCACCCGTCACCGCTCGCGCTGCGCCCGGCGACGCGGCGCGCGCCCCGGCGGCTGCTCGGGCTGCGGCAGGTGCTTGAGCTGCGGCAGGTCACGCACCACCGGCGCCGCGGAGGTCAGCGTGAACGGCTCCTCGTAGTGCAGGATCTCCAGCGGCTCGCCCTCGGCCAGGGTGTACGTCGCCGAGGCCGGCCGGACCTCCACGCGCAGCCGGCGGCCCCGGAACAGCAGCCGGAACGCCAGCCGGCTCAGCGCCCCCGGCAGCCGCGGCGCGAACCGCAACGAGTCCCCGTCGAACAGCCGCATCCCGCCGAAGCCGGCCACCAGCGCCGTCCAGGTGCCGGCCAGCGCGGCGATGTGCAGCCCGTCGCGCGCGTTGTTCTCCAGGTCCTCCAGGTCCATCAGCGCCGTCTCGCCCAGGTAGTCGTAGGCGAGCTGCAGATGGCCCACCTCGGCGGCGACCACCGACTGGCAGTACGCGCTCAGCGAGGAGTCCCGCACCGTCAGCGGCTCGTAGTAGGCGAAGTCCCGGGCCTTCTGCTCGGGCGTGAACGCGTCCCCGCGCAGGTACAGCGCCAGCACCAGGTCCGCCTGCTTGACCACCTGCTTGCGGTACAGGTCGAAGTACGGGTAGTGCAGCATCAGCGGGTAGCGGTCCACGCCGGTCGCCGCGAAGTCCCAGCGCTGGTGCCGGGTGTAGCCCTCGGACTGCTGGTGGACGCCCAGCTCCTCGTCGTACGGCACGGTCATCGCCGCCGCCGCGTCGCGCCAGGCCGCCGTCTCCTCGTCGGTGACGCCCAGCGCCGACGCGTGCCGCGGATGGCGCTCGGCGGCGTCCGCCGCGGCCAACAGGTTCGCCTGGGCCATCAGGTTGGTGTACGTGTTGTCGTCGGCGACCGCGCTGTACTCGTCGGGGCCGGTCACGCCGTCGATGTGGAAGGCGCCCGCGTGGTCGTGGTGGCCCAGCGAACGCCACAGCCGGGCGGTCTCCACCAGCAGTTCCAGCCCGGTCTCGGCCTCGAACACCTCGTCGCCGGTGGTCGCCACGTACCGCACCACCGCGTCCGCGATGTCGGCGTTGATGTGGAAGGCGGCGGTGCCGGCCGGCCAGTAGCCCGACGCCTCGTCGCCGTTGATCGTCCGCCAGGGGAACGCCGCGCCCCGCAGGCCCAGTTGGGTCGCGCGCTCCTTGGCCGTCGGCAGCGTGTTCTGCCGCCAGCGCAGCACCTCGGCGGCGGCCCGCGGCGCGGTGAAGGTGAGCAGCGGCAGCACCACCGTCTCGGCGTCCCAGAAGGTGTGCCCGTCGTAGCCGGAGCCGGTCAGCCCCTTCGCCGGGATCGCCCGCTCCTCGGCCCGCGCGCCGCTCTGCAGCACGTGGAACAGCCCGAACCGCACCGCCTGCTGGATCTCGGTGTCGCCGTCGATCTCGACGTCCGCCTGCTCCCAGAAGTCGTCCAGGTACGCGCGCTGCTGGTCCAGCAGCCCCTGCCAGCCGGTGTCCCGCGCGCCGACCAGCGCCGCGTCCGCCTGGTCGCGCAGCGCCGGCAGCGACCGCGCCGCCGACCAGCCGTAGCCGACGAACTTCTCGATCCGCAGCCGCTGCCCGGCCTCCAGCACCGAGGTCACCGTGAGCCGGGCCACGTCGGCGGCCGACTCGCTCGACAGCTGGGTGCCGTCCGGGCCGCTCACCCGGTGGTCGGCCGCGGCGGCCAGCCGCAGCCCGCTGCGGGCGGTGGAGTGGATCAGCCGCAGCCGGGTGCCGTCGGCGAAGTGCTCCTCCGGCCGCAGCGGCGACTCCAGGGCCGCGGCCACCCGCGGATCGCCCGGCTGGTGCGGCAGCTCCTCGTTCGCCGCCAGCTCGGACTGCACCACCACCCGCACCTGCTCGTCCAGCGGCTCCACCTCGTAGGCGATCGCCGCGACCGCCCGCTGCTTGAAGGACACCATCCGCACCGACGTGACCCGCACCGCGCGCCCGGCCGGCGACACCCACTCGCACCTGCGGCGCAGCACGCCGGTCCGCATGTCCAGCTCCCGCTCGTGCCGGCGGACCGTGCCGTAGCGCAGGTCGAACGGCTCGTCGTCGACCAGCAGCCTGATCAGCTTGCCGTTGGTGACGTTGATGACCGTCTGACCGGACTCCGGGTAGCCGTAGCCCGCCTCCGCGTACGGCAGCGGGTGCAGCTCGTGCAGGCCGTTGAGGTAGGAGCCCGGCAGGCCGTTCGGCTCGCCCTCGTCGAGATTGCCGCGCCAGCCGATGTGGCCGTTGGACAGCGCGAACACCGACTCGCTCTGCGGCAGCAGGTCGAGGTTCAGCTCGCACTCGCGCAGGCTCCACGCCCCGACCTCGTACGCCGGGTCGGTGATCATGCGGGCACCCCGATCAGCTCCGCCAGGTCCTTCACCACGACGTCCGCGCCGTGCTTGCGCAGCTCCTCGGCCTGCCCCACCCGGTCCACGCCGACCACGTGGCCGAACCGGCCCTCGCGCCCGGCGTCCATGCCGACCAGCGCGTCCTCGAACACCGCGCACTGCGCGGCGGTCATGCCCAGCTCGCCGGCCGCGTACAGGAACGTGTCGGGCTTCGGCTTGCCGCGCAGTCCCAGCTCCCTGATCGTCACGCCGTCCACCCGCACCTCCAGCAGGTGCTCGATGCCGGCCGAGACCAGCACGTCGCGGCAGTTGGCGCTGGAGGAGACCACGGCCGTGCGCAGCCCGGCGGCGCGCACCGCCTCCAGGTAGCGCACCGACCCCGGGTAGGGGCGTACGCCCTCGTCGCGGATCTTCCGCAGCACCAGCTCGTTCTTGCGGTTGCCCAGCCCGTGGACCGTCTGCGCCCGCGGCGGGTCGTCCTCGTCGCCCTCGGGCAGTTCGATGCCGCGCGAGGCCAGGAACGTACGGACGCCGTCGCCGCGCGGCCGGCCGTCCACGTAGGCGTCGTAGTCGCCCACCGGGTCGAAGGGCCGGAAGCCCGGCCCCTGCAACTGCTCCAGGAACGAGTCGAACATCTCCTTCCACGCGGCCGCGTGCACCAGGGCCGTCGGGGTGAGGACGCCGTCGAGGTCGAAGAGGCAGGCGCGCACGCCGCCGGGCAGACCGATCTCCGTCATGCACCAGCTTGTGCCCCCGATCGGCGGCCGGAATGCCCCCCGCCCAGGAAGTCCCCCGACTCGCCGAACGCCGCGGGCCGCCGGGTCGGCAGCCGCCGCGCATCCGGTCCGCGCGCCCCGCTGCCCGCGGCCGCGGGCCCCGCGCTCCCCGGTCGACGCGCACCGGGCCCCGCGGCCCGGCGCGGCGGGGAAAACCCCCGGGCCGGTCCACCGGCACGCCGGATGGGCGCGCGCCCCGGCGCTGCCGCAGGCTGGAGACGCCGGACGCCCCGGGTCGAAACGCCGGCCCGGAACGCCGGCCCGGAACGGCGGCCCGGCACGGTGGCCGGGACACCCCGGGCTCGGACGCCCGGTCCAGGCACCCCCGGTCCGGACACCCCCGGCCCGGAAGCCCCAGTCCGGACGCCCCCCGCCCGGAACCGACGCCCCGACACCCGGACCCGACCCCATCCGACCCCGACCCGAAGCCCGGACCCCGCCTCCCGAGGAGCCGCCGTGCAGACCCGCCGTGCCGCCGTCCTGTCCGCAGCCGCGCTCGCCGCCACCGCGGCGGCCACCGTGGCGACCGCCTCGGCCGGGCGCGCCGCGGCCGCCGCGGGTCCGCCCGGTCACGGGCGTCCGCGCCCCGGCGAGGGCCGGGGGGACCTGGTGCGCGTCACGCTCCCGGCGCCCGGCGGCCCGTATCCGGTCGGCACCCTGGCCCTGCGCCTGGTGGACCCCGCGCGCCGCGACCCGTGGACCGGGCGCGGCCGGCGCGAGCTGATGGTGTCGGTGCGCTACCCGGCCGCGGCGGTCGCCGGGTTCCCCGCCGCGCCGCAGATGCTGCCCGGCGAGGCGGCCGGCTTCGTCGCGCTCAACGGCCTCGGCGACGTGCCCGCCGACCGGGTCGACTGGGCGGCCACCTGGACCCGGGCGCACACCGGCGCGCCCGCCGCCTCGGGCCGCCGCCCGGTCGTGCTGTACTCGCCGGGCGCCGGCGACCCCCGCTCGCTCGGCACCACGCTCTGCGACGACCTGGCCTCCCGCGGCTTCGTCGTCGTCATGGTCGACCACACCTACGACGCGTGCGCGGTCGAGTTCCCCGGCGGCCGTGTCGAGACGAGCGTGCTGCCCGCCGAACTGGCCGAGGCCGTGCCCGACCCGGAGCACCCGGACCCGGTGCGGGTCGCCGCCCTGCTGCGCAGGGTGCTGGGCGTGCGGGTGGACGACCTGCGCTTCGTGCTCGACGCGCTGCCGGCGGCGCTGGCAGCGGCGGCGACCGGGAGCGCGGACCTGACCAGGACCGGGTCCGTGACCGGGACCGGGTCCAGGTCCGTGGCCGGGTCCGTGACCGGGACCATGGCGGGGCCGCGCGCCAGGACCGCTGCCGACTCCCTGCGCGCGGCGGCCGACTGGAGCCGCGTCGCGGCGTTCGGCCAGTCCGCGGGCGGCTTCGCCGCCCTCCAGGCGACGCACGACGACGCCCGGCTGCTGGCCGCGGCGGACCTCGACGGGGTCGTCGCGTACGTCCAGGAGGACTCCGACACCGGCTTCCTGTCGACGGTCGCCGCCGACGGCGTGGACCGTCCGTTCCTGCTCGTCGGCAGCGACGGCAACACCCGCCGCACCGTGCCCTCGTGGGACGCGCTGTGGCGCAACAGCCGCGGGCCGCGGGCCGGTTTCACGCTGCACGGCGCCGCGCACGGCAGCTTCACCGACTTCGAGGTGATCGTGCCCCAACTGGCCCGCAGGCTGGGGCTGTCCGAGGCGACGGTGGCGCGGGACATCGGCACCGTGCCGCCGCGCCGGGCCGTCGCCGCCGACCGGGCGCTGCTGGCCGCGTTCTTCGGCCGGTGGCTGCGCGACGAGGACGACCACGGCCTGCTGGAGGGCCGCTCCCGGCGCCATCCGGACCTGCGGCCCTTCAGCTGAGCCTCAGCCTTCGACCGCCGCTGTCGGCGCGACCCTCACCCTGAAGTCGAGGTCGACAGTCGCCGTCCGTCCGTGCTCAGCCGGCGTCCTCCCGCAGCTCCGCGGCGGTCGGCGGGTCCGCGCCCTCGCGGGTGCAGGTCAGCGCCGCTGCCCGGGCGGCCAGGGTCAAGGCGCGCAGCACCGGCGCGGCCGGCGCCGGCCCGTCCGTCGCCTCCGCCAGCGCCGCCCGCGGCCCTTCGCCGGCACCGAGCAGACCCGCCGACAGCAGCCCCGCGAGCAGCGCCGAGGTGAACGCGTCGCCGGCCCCGACGGTGTCCCGCACGGCGATCACCGGGGCCGCGACGTGCACACTGCCCCGCCGCCACCAGGCGCGCGCACCGCGCCCGCCCATCGTCAGCACCACCAGCGCGGGACCGCCCTGCTCCGCCCAGCGGGCGGCGGCCTTGGTCGGCTCCACGCCCGGGTACAGCCAGGACAAATCCTCGTCGCTCGCCTTGACCACGTCGCTCGCCGCCACCAGACGCTCCACCCGGGCGCGTTCGCGCTCCGGCGGACCCAGCAGCGCCGGGCGCAGATTGGGGTCGTACGACACCGTCGCCGCCGCCCGCGCCCCCTCGACCAGGTCGAGCACGGTGTCGGCGCCCGGCGGCAGCCCGGCGGCGATCGAGCCGGTGTGCACGTGGGCCGCCGGCCCGCCGCGCACCGCCCGCACCGCCGCCGCCGACAGCTCCCAGTCGATGTCGAAGTCGTAGGTCGCCGACCCGGCGCCGTCCAGCCGCGCGGTCGCGGTGGAGGTGGGCGCGTCGTCCACCGATCCCGTGACGAACTCGACGCCGCCGGCCTCCAGCCGCTCGCGCAGCACCGTGCCGAAGAAGTCGCGGCCGACGCGGGTCGCGAAGCGCACCGGGTGGCCGAGCCGGCCCAGGCCCAGCGCCACGTTCGCCGGGCTGCCGCCGGGCATGCCGCGCCGCTCCCCGTCCGGCCCGACCAGCACGTCGGTGAGCGCCTCGCCGATCACCAGGGCGGCCTGCGCCATGTCGCCTCCTCGTTCCGTTCCCGGCCGTCACCGCCGGCCGTCGTCCTGCGGCCGTCCCCGGCCATGGTCCGCCATCGGGTCCCGCGCGCTCCACTGCCCGCGGCGCCGTCCGCCGCCGCGCCGGCCGCCCGTGGACACGGCGCGCCGGGCGGCGGGACACGTGCGGGGCGAGGGCGGGACCGCGGACGGCGCCGCGGGCGGAGCCGCGGGCGGGATCGTTTACGGGTTCACCTGGATCTTGCGGCCCTGGCCCGCCTTGAAGCGGTCGAGCGCCGCGGCGTAGTCCACCAGCGGCAGCCGGTCGCTGATGAACACCTCCGGGTCCAGCACCCCGCCGGCGAACAGCTCGGCGGCCCGCTCGTAGCTGTGCAGCACCGCCATCGACCCGGTGATGGTGATCTCCTGGTTGTAGATCCGGTACGGGTCGATGGTGGCGCGGGCCGCGTAGTCCGCGACGCCGAACTGCAGGAAGGTGCCGCCCTTGCCGACCCGGCCGAGGCCGTCCTGGATGGCCTTGGCGTTGCCGGTGGCGTCGATCACCACGTCCCAGCCGCGCGGCCGCTCGATCGCGTCCGCGGTGGTCGCGGTCTCGCTCACGCCCAGGGCGCGGGCGGTCGCCAGCCGCTCCTCGTTGAGGTCCACCACGTCCACGGTGGCCGCGCCGGTGCGCTTGGCCAGCTCCAGCATCATCAGGCCCATCGTGCCCGACCCGTAGATCAGCACATGCGAGGCGAGCGTGGAGCGCAGGATGTCGTAGCCGCGCACCGCGCAGGACAGCGGCTCGATCAGCGCCGCGTCCTCGGTGCGCACATGGTCGGGCAGCTTGACGCAGTTCGCCTCCGGCGCGACCGCGAACTCCGCGGCGCCGCCGGGGACGGTGACGCCGATGGCGTTCCACCGCTCGCACAGGTTGGAGCGGCCGATCCGGCAGTAGTGGCACTCGTGGCAGTACAGCGACGGGTCCACCGCGACCCGGTCGCCGACCGCCAGCCGCTCCACCGCGGCGCCCGCCGCGACCACCTCGCCGGCGAACTCGTGGCCCGGCACGATGGGCAGCGTCGGGGCGAACTCGCCCTGGAGGATGTGCAGGTCGGTCCCGCACAGACCACAGGCGGCGACCCGCACCACGACCTCGGACGGGCCCGGCGTCGGATCGTCGACCGTCTCGATGCCGACGACGCCGGGCGAGCTGATGACGGCAGCTTTCACTTGACCGCTCCTAGAGAGAGTCCTTGGACGAGCTTGTCCTGCGCGGCGAACCCGGCGGCCAGCACCGGCAGCGAGATGCACACCGCCGCGGCGCACACCTTCGCCAGGAACAGGCCCTGGCTGGTGACGAACGAGGTGAGGAAGACCGGCGCGGTGCCGGCCACCACCCCGGTCAGCACCCGGGCGAACAGCAGCTCGTTCCAGCTGAAGATGAACGAGATCAGCGCGGTGGCCGCGATGCCCGGCATCACCACGGGCGCCACGATCCGCACCAGGATCGTCGGCAGTCCCGCGCCGTCGATGGAGGCGGCCTCCATGATCGCCGAGGGCACGTCGGCGAGGAACGAGCGCATCATCCACACCGCGATCGGCAGGTTCATCGAGGTGTAGAGCAGGACCAGCAGCCAGATGTTGTCCAGCAGGTGGGCGTTCTTGGCGATCAGGTAGACCGGCAGCAGGCCGGCCACCGCGGGCAGCATCTTGGTGGACAGGAAGAAGAACATCGCGTCCGACCACTTGCGCACCGGCTTGATCGACAGCGCGTACGCCGCCGGGATCGCCAGCACGAGCACCAGCAGGGTGGAGCCGACGGCCGCGGTCAGCGAGTTCTCCAGCGGCGGCCAGGGACTGACCCCGGTGCCGGAGCCGAAGAACTCGCGGTAGCCGTGCAGCGTCAGCGAGGCGCCCAGGTGCGGCGGGTTCGCCGCCGCGTCCTGCTCGCTGTGCAGCGAGGTGAGCACCATCCAGGCGAAGGGGAGGAAGAACACGATCCCGCACACCCACGCCAGCAGGCCCAGCAGGGTGCGGTTGCGGCGCTCGCGCGCGGCGGCCGGAGCGGTGGCGGCGCGCCGCGCCGGCTCGCGGGCGGCGCAGGCCGTGGGGGCAGCGGCGGTCGGGGCCATCAGCGGATCTCCTCTCGCAGCAGCGACGAGACGGTGCGCAGCGCGAAGGTCGCCACGATGATCGACAGCACCACCACGATGACGCCCTCCGCGGACGCCTGCCCGTAGTCGTGCGCCTGGTAGAAGGTGCTGTAGACGGCGTACGGCAGGTTGGCGGTGCCGAGCCCGCCGGAGGTGAGGGTGAACACGGCGTCGAAGTTCTGCACCACGTACACCGTGCCCAGCAGCGCGGCCAGCTCCAGGTAGCGGCGCAGATGCGGGAAGGTGAGGTAGCGGAAGATCTGCCAGCTGTTCGCGCCGTCCACCCGGGCCGCCTCGATCACGTCGGAGGGGCGGGACTGCAGCCCGGCGAGCAGGATCAGCATCATGAACGGCGTCCACTGCCAGATCAGCGACGCCTCCACCGCCAGCTTCGGCGACTGCGACAGCCAGTCGGGCTGCGGCGCGTTGTCGCTGCCGAACAGCTTCCACAGCCAGTTCAGGCTGCCGTTGATCAGGCCGTACTCGGCGTTGTAGATGGCGTGCTTCCACAGCAGCGCGGACGCCACCGGCACCACCAGGAACGGCGTGATCAGCAGGGTGCGGACGATGCCGCGGCCGAGGAACTTGCGGTCCAGCAGCAGCGCCAGCCCGAGCCCGAGCACCAGGCTGACCAGCACCACGGCCACGGTGAGCACCACGGTCGTCGTCATGGACGAGCGCAGCTCGTGGTCGGTGAACTCGGCCTTGTAGTTCTGCAGCCCGGCGAAGCCCTTGTTGCCCGGGTCCAGGGCGTTCCAGCGCATGAACGAGATCACCAGGGTGCCGACGAAGGGCAGCTGGGTCACCA from Actinacidiphila sp. DG2A-62 includes:
- a CDS encoding cellulose binding domain-containing protein; translation: MHFPRAQSRAPWRARAAAALTVSALGAALLAGGPAAADPAPHADGAPAAVDVTVNAAEGRGTIPDTAYGLNSAVWDAQMNAPDVQDLLQSAHIGALRYPGGSYGDLYHWQDNTAPGGYVAPGTDFDAFMGTVKKIGAQPILIANYGSGTPQEAADWVRYANVTKGYGAKLWEVGNELYGNGHYGSGWERDDHADTSPAAYGRNVVAYASAMKAVDPTVKVGAVLTMPGNWPDGVMADGESADWNHTVIPLIAGKADFVIVHWYPGGSDAAQALGTTSQLTGELAQLRAQLDANGAARTPIALTEVNSNVDEDTQPDALFGADAYATALESGVFTVDWWDTHNGPTAISTAPDGATDYGDYGILSSGTCVGSVCEPPLNTPFPTYHAISMLSRLGRPGDQLVGAATDDPLVAAHAVHQANGDLSVLLINKDPAAARQVALHYSGFRPDPASATVATFRDGANAIDTATTTDTGAVALPPYSLTTITLHQAAGTASALSAPGGVHVTAAGATSATVAWNPSTGGKADRYEVYRQVGAVSELLGSSTGGSVTVPNLTPGSTFTWNVLARDSSGRLSRPSDPVTVRTGTPAEADCAVSYQVTAGWGNGWNANVTVTDTGPAPITGWTLAFRFPSTGESVTGFWNANVSTRGQDVVATPVDWNGTLAAHGGNSVSFGFTGANTGANPPPTVFTLNGTVCTTT
- the corA gene encoding magnesium/cobalt transporter CorA gives rise to the protein MIVDWAVYDKGRRDERPGELREAIARARDAADAFVWVGMREPTPDEFDLLATEFGLHPLAVEDALKAHQRPKMEVYRDALFTVVKPLSYDDDAATVTAAELMVFIGESFVVTVRHGEAATAADVRKRLEDDPRLLRRGPVAVLYAICDSVVDDYLEIAAELQVDLEELEEQVFAPTGGDSARVAGVIYAFKRQVLEFRRATGPLSEPMARLASGTTPFVGDGTRAFFRDVADHLSRAGDAGEGLDRLLSDILAAHLTQVGVRQNDDMRKISAWAAMAAVPTMIAGIYGMNFRHMPELRQVWGYPAALGVMAVVVALLYRQFKRRGWL
- a CDS encoding glycoside hydrolase family 65 protein, giving the protein MITDPAYEVGAWSLRECELNLDLLPQSESVFALSNGHIGWRGNLDEGEPNGLPGSYLNGLHELHPLPYAEAGYGYPESGQTVINVTNGKLIRLLVDDEPFDLRYGTVRRHERELDMRTGVLRRRCEWVSPAGRAVRVTSVRMVSFKQRAVAAIAYEVEPLDEQVRVVVQSELAANEELPHQPGDPRVAAALESPLRPEEHFADGTRLRLIHSTARSGLRLAAAADHRVSGPDGTQLSSESAADVARLTVTSVLEAGQRLRIEKFVGYGWSAARSLPALRDQADAALVGARDTGWQGLLDQQRAYLDDFWEQADVEIDGDTEIQQAVRFGLFHVLQSGARAEERAIPAKGLTGSGYDGHTFWDAETVVLPLLTFTAPRAAAEVLRWRQNTLPTAKERATQLGLRGAAFPWRTINGDEASGYWPAGTAAFHINADIADAVVRYVATTGDEVFEAETGLELLVETARLWRSLGHHDHAGAFHIDGVTGPDEYSAVADDNTYTNLMAQANLLAAADAAERHPRHASALGVTDEETAAWRDAAAAMTVPYDEELGVHQQSEGYTRHQRWDFAATGVDRYPLMLHYPYFDLYRKQVVKQADLVLALYLRGDAFTPEQKARDFAYYEPLTVRDSSLSAYCQSVVAAEVGHLQLAYDYLGETALMDLEDLENNARDGLHIAALAGTWTALVAGFGGMRLFDGDSLRFAPRLPGALSRLAFRLLFRGRRLRVEVRPASATYTLAEGEPLEILHYEEPFTLTSAAPVVRDLPQLKHLPQPEQPPGRAPRRRAQRER
- a CDS encoding HAD family hydrolase, with protein sequence MTEIGLPGGVRACLFDLDGVLTPTALVHAAAWKEMFDSFLEQLQGPGFRPFDPVGDYDAYVDGRPRGDGVRTFLASRGIELPEGDEDDPPRAQTVHGLGNRKNELVLRKIRDEGVRPYPGSVRYLEAVRAAGLRTAVVSSSANCRDVLVSAGIEHLLEVRVDGVTIRELGLRGKPKPDTFLYAAGELGMTAAQCAVFEDALVGMDAGREGRFGHVVGVDRVGQAEELRKHGADVVVKDLAELIGVPA
- a CDS encoding 3-keto-5-aminohexanoate cleavage protein, which codes for MLQVCLNGSRDRAVCEALPMTARELGDAAAEAVAAGARDVHLHPRDGDGADTMAAVFVDAAVAAVRASAPGVPVGVTTGAWTEPDPARRAALVRSWSVLPDHASVNWHEEGAQAVAEALLGVGVRIEAGVFSGTDAVARLRAWPHAGRVLRVLAEVTDTDPRTAPAAALRLLAELADDGGAGDGAGGTAGGPGGSAVGAGGSGAGARRGGSGRRGLRGVPVLLHGEDGGAWPVLGLAAERGLDTRIGLEDVLTLPDGAPAPDNASLVRAALEVIGHGGAGSTPAGGRRSRW